The proteins below come from a single Mesobacillus jeotgali genomic window:
- a CDS encoding M14 family zinc carboxypeptidase → MKHKKIISGVVAASLLASSPWTPALAESLKWNYVNAYEEKDGSLFNSENYDFMKFSEIGDKLEQIEKQSNRVKVEVKGQSSTGQPLYVVTIAAPDSQGKFGKIQALRKQMFKNPGKAQDWIENNPDFKVPIMINGSIHGTEFIGSDAVMQLIERFALENDDTTKKILENNILIFNVVQNPDGRIDATRFNGEGIDLNRDFITQSQPETQETVALIKEWNPMVFLDTHGYVKNYAPNKQGLIEPCTVPHNPNYEYDLYEKWAMNQAKAMENEIMSDKENFSGSLYQSMEGTYIPQRDDAEGWDDYPPIFTPMYAMYHGAYGHTLEAPTNDEDGVRWMYDAIMGALKNATDNKQEMIKDQIEMFKRGINFDHPFHEEGFFPTAYVLPVDSEDPTVTHKAVNHLQKNDIEVVQASKAFTADGKSYPKGTYIVKMDQAKAGLANTMLWDGEDITEDVDAMYDISAWSLPELWGFEAIAVQSEFDVTATKVNQIQGQGSVIGKGPFLIPNSSVKAVNLVNTLLQQGVTVKRDSEGNFYTESAANVISAAVKQSGLHIESTKVPAEAVEVGDLKVAILKDGGINKAQSHSGTKLALKRLGFTVTEVTPSDVAEQGLSSFDVFVYSGTEGLIAKTQSRAGNKEFGFQNPAQFDSFKANVDEFLNNGGKYIAVGAGASLATKTLGLTDDDIVVAGYSSNGIAKVDYSGQGVTGGYSEDDLGFVYRPVWYENTDNDEVSATFDDNSDFFVAGHWKNNSEAQGKAVIVKEQDKDVTMIGLEAGFRDHTDYLFRLLSNSIFEK, encoded by the coding sequence ATGAAGCATAAAAAGATTATCTCTGGTGTAGTCGCCGCAAGCTTGCTGGCATCCTCGCCATGGACTCCCGCGCTCGCTGAGTCACTCAAGTGGAATTATGTAAATGCATATGAGGAAAAGGACGGCAGCTTATTCAACAGTGAAAACTATGATTTTATGAAATTCTCAGAAATTGGCGACAAGCTTGAACAAATCGAGAAGCAATCCAATCGTGTGAAGGTAGAAGTAAAGGGCCAATCATCAACAGGACAGCCCCTTTATGTCGTTACGATAGCTGCACCTGACTCTCAGGGCAAGTTTGGCAAAATTCAGGCATTAAGAAAACAAATGTTCAAGAACCCTGGCAAGGCACAGGACTGGATTGAAAATAACCCAGACTTCAAAGTGCCGATCATGATCAATGGATCCATCCATGGTACCGAGTTTATCGGCAGTGATGCGGTCATGCAGCTGATTGAGCGCTTTGCTCTTGAAAATGACGATACAACAAAGAAAATCCTCGAAAATAACATCCTGATTTTCAATGTTGTCCAGAATCCTGATGGCCGGATTGATGCAACACGTTTCAACGGTGAAGGAATCGACCTGAACCGTGATTTCATCACCCAGTCACAGCCAGAAACCCAGGAAACCGTCGCACTGATCAAGGAATGGAATCCGATGGTCTTCCTTGATACACATGGCTATGTAAAAAATTATGCACCGAACAAGCAGGGTCTTATTGAACCATGTACGGTTCCACACAATCCTAATTACGAATATGATTTGTATGAAAAATGGGCAATGAACCAGGCAAAAGCAATGGAAAATGAAATCATGTCCGACAAGGAAAACTTCTCAGGCAGCCTCTATCAATCAATGGAAGGAACCTACATTCCGCAGCGTGATGACGCAGAAGGCTGGGATGATTATCCGCCAATCTTCACTCCGATGTACGCAATGTACCATGGTGCTTACGGCCACACACTTGAAGCGCCAACAAATGATGAAGACGGCGTTCGCTGGATGTATGACGCCATCATGGGCGCATTGAAAAATGCTACGGATAACAAGCAGGAAATGATCAAGGACCAGATTGAGATGTTCAAGCGCGGCATCAATTTTGATCACCCATTCCATGAAGAAGGCTTCTTCCCGACTGCCTATGTGCTGCCTGTTGATTCCGAAGATCCAACCGTAACACATAAGGCAGTTAATCATCTGCAGAAAAACGACATCGAAGTCGTCCAGGCTTCTAAGGCGTTCACTGCTGACGGAAAGTCTTACCCAAAAGGCACATATATAGTAAAAATGGACCAGGCAAAGGCTGGCCTAGCCAATACGATGCTGTGGGATGGCGAGGACATCACCGAAGACGTTGATGCCATGTATGATATCTCAGCATGGAGCCTTCCGGAACTCTGGGGATTCGAGGCGATTGCGGTTCAAAGCGAGTTTGATGTGACAGCGACTAAAGTGAACCAAATCCAGGGGCAAGGTTCTGTCATTGGTAAAGGTCCATTCTTAATCCCGAACAGTTCAGTAAAAGCTGTTAACCTGGTGAATACGCTCCTTCAGCAAGGGGTTACAGTTAAACGCGATTCTGAAGGTAATTTTTACACAGAATCAGCTGCAAACGTAATTTCAGCAGCGGTAAAGCAATCCGGACTGCACATTGAATCAACAAAGGTTCCGGCTGAAGCAGTTGAGGTTGGGGACTTAAAGGTCGCAATCCTAAAAGATGGCGGCATAAACAAAGCTCAATCTCACTCGGGTACAAAACTCGCTCTGAAACGTCTTGGCTTCACCGTTACTGAAGTAACTCCTTCAGACGTTGCAGAACAAGGTCTTTCCAGCTTCGACGTATTCGTATACAGCGGAACGGAAGGCTTGATTGCCAAAACTCAGTCACGCGCGGGTAATAAAGAGTTCGGATTCCAAAATCCAGCTCAGTTTGATAGTTTCAAAGCAAATGTAGATGAATTTTTAAATAATGGCGGAAAATATATCGCAGTTGGGGCTGGTGCCTCCCTCGCGACAAAGACATTGGGACTTACTGATGACGATATTGTCGTTGCAGGCTACAGCAGCAATGGTATTGCAAAAGTTGATTACAGCGGCCAAGGTGTGACGGGAGGATATAGCGAGGACGATCTCGGTTTTGTTTATCGCCCTGTCTGGTATGAAAACACCGATAACGATGAAGTATCCGCAACATTCGATGACAACTCCGACTTCTTTGTAGCCGGCCACTGGAAAAACAACAGTGAAGCACAGGGCAAGGCAGTCATCGTGAAAGAACAGGATAAGGACGTTACAATGATCGGCCTTGAAGCTGGTTTCAGAGACCATACCGATTATCTGTTCCGACTTCTTTCGAACAGCATTTTTGAAAAATAA